The window AAATTTCATCCAACTCTTTGAAAATGGATTTTTTCATTTCCATATTTTCAATAATGGCCTCTACAATCAAATCCGCATCTGCTAATAATGCCTTATCCGAAGTAAATTGGATACGTTGGAGAATTTCATTTCCGTTACGCGTGCTGTCGTGTTTTTTTAGCACTCTTTCAATATTAATAGCAATAACTTCACGCGCTTTCACTAGTGCCTCCTCATTAAGGTCACTAAGTATGACATCATATCCTGCCATGGCAAATGTTTGGGCAATGCCGTTTCCCATAATGCCTGAACCGATAACTCCTACCTTCATCCTTTTTCACCCGCCTTAATTTGATTCGTTTTCTACGTGTTCAATGACCACTGCAATTCCTTGTCCACCACCGATACATAGACTCGCGACTGCATATTTTCCGTTACGACGTTTTAATTCATAGGCAGCTGACAATAATACGCGTGCGCCACTTGCACCTACAGGATGTCCGAGTGCAATGGCACCACCGTGTATATTTGTTTTGGTACGATTTAACCCAAGCTCTTTTTCAACTGCTAAAAATTGCGCCGCAAACGCTTCATTCACTTCAAATACATCAATATCATCAATTGTAAGGTTCGCTCGTTCTAATGCTTGCTTGATTGCCGGTACCGGTCCAATCCCCATAATTGTTGGATCGACGCCAACTACTCCCCAAGAAACAATCCGCGCTAATGGTTTTAATCCGTGATTTTTCACGGCATCTTCTCCTGCAATGATAAAAGATGCCGCGCCATCATTAATTCCAGAGGCATTACCAGCTGTCACGGTTCCATCTTGTTTAAATGCAGGACGAAGCTTGGCCATTCCTTCTGCATGTACTTGCGGTTTAATATGTTCATCTTTGTCTATGATAATCGTACCTTTTCGTGTTTTTACTTCTACTGGGACAATTTCTTCAGCAAATATTCCGTCTTGCTGAGCCTGTGCAGCTCGTTGATTGGATTCAATGGCAAACGCATCTTGTTCTTCACGCGATATCTCGTACTGCTCAGCTAATTTTTCTGCCGTAAGCCCCATACCGCTTCCTGTATAACAATCGGTTAACGTCGCTTGCAGCATGTCTTGAAATTTCAGTGTACCCATTTTTGCTCCACCGAATCGTTGCTCAAAGTTTGCATACGGGGATTGTGACATATTTTCTGCCCCACCCGCTAACACAATTTGTGCTTCTCCAAGCAAGATATGCTGTGCGCCAGTTACAATGGCTTGCAAACCTGATCCACATAATCGATTCAGCGTTAAGGCCGGGACTTCTTGTGGAACACCCGCATGAAGTCCGATGTGGCGCGAAAGATACGATGCATTCTCACTACTATGAATGACATTTCCGTAAACGACATGATCTACCTGATTCGGCTCTACATTTGCACGCTTCATCGCTTCAATCGCTGTCGCTGCTCCGAGTTCCGTTGCACCTAAACCTGCAAAAGATCCTCCAAATGCTGTAAATGCTGTTCTTGCTCCATCAATAATGTATACGTTTTTCATAATTCAACTTCTCCTCCTTCTTCGGATTTTCTGGCCAACATGACTTGGTTACTATTAAAATTGACTTTTCTACTTAATGAAGATAGTTAGCTTATCCTCACACACCTACATCCACTTTAGGGCCCAATGTATGCTTCAACACTTTACCAGAAGCATTTCTCGGTAATTCATTCAGGAATTCTACTTCCAATGGCACTTTATATTTCGCGAGCTGTGTTGCCAGGTAGTCCTTCACTTGCGCTTCTGTCATCGTTTTCC is drawn from Solibacillus sp. R5-41 and contains these coding sequences:
- a CDS encoding acetyl-CoA C-acetyltransferase — encoded protein: MKNVYIIDGARTAFTAFGGSFAGLGATELGAATAIEAMKRANVEPNQVDHVVYGNVIHSSENASYLSRHIGLHAGVPQEVPALTLNRLCGSGLQAIVTGAQHILLGEAQIVLAGGAENMSQSPYANFEQRFGGAKMGTLKFQDMLQATLTDCYTGSGMGLTAEKLAEQYEISREEQDAFAIESNQRAAQAQQDGIFAEEIVPVEVKTRKGTIIIDKDEHIKPQVHAEGMAKLRPAFKQDGTVTAGNASGINDGAASFIIAGEDAVKNHGLKPLARIVSWGVVGVDPTIMGIGPVPAIKQALERANLTIDDIDVFEVNEAFAAQFLAVEKELGLNRTKTNIHGGAIALGHPVGASGARVLLSAAYELKRRNGKYAVASLCIGGGQGIAVVIEHVENESN